In Allocoprobacillus halotolerans, a genomic segment contains:
- a CDS encoding NAD(P)H-dependent glycerol-3-phosphate dehydrogenase, whose product MSKVAIIGTGTWGIALANMLSENHQVKAWSAIPEEIEYIQKYHKHPKLKDVHIFESIELSLDLSQTLDDVEVIVMAVPSVFVRQTTQKIVPYLKKEHIIVDVAKGMEAKTLMTMSEIIYSEISSQMEFEYGHIVALSGPTHAEEVSIGLPSTIVSASTNENIAKRVQDIFTTPYMRVYTNQDIKGVEVCGSMKNIIALAAGISHGLGYGDNAIAALVTRGIHEISRLGIAMGCSIHTFYGLAGLGDLVVTCTSKNSRNNQCGTFIGQGYEVSEAIQKVGMVVEGINALDAAELLSVRYHVELPIIRAVYDVVKFGLNPKVSVQRLFQRRSKSEIPFSILELVHENMEMKNKRGVKMKRVITYGTFDLLHYGHINLLRRAKALGDYLIVALSTDEFVKLQKYKDCYFSYAERKSLLEAMRYVDLVIPEENWDQKKKIVNNIILMFL is encoded by the coding sequence ATGAGTAAAGTAGCAATCATTGGGACAGGCACTTGGGGTATAGCTCTCGCAAATATGTTAAGTGAAAATCACCAAGTGAAAGCATGGTCAGCAATTCCAGAAGAAATTGAATATATTCAAAAATATCACAAACATCCTAAATTGAAAGATGTTCATATTTTTGAAAGTATTGAACTTTCTTTAGATTTATCTCAAACATTGGATGATGTTGAGGTCATTGTTATGGCTGTTCCTTCTGTATTTGTAAGACAAACAACTCAAAAAATTGTACCTTATTTGAAAAAAGAACACATTATTGTAGATGTCGCTAAAGGAATGGAAGCTAAGACATTGATGACAATGTCAGAAATTATATACTCTGAAATATCTAGTCAAATGGAGTTTGAGTATGGACATATTGTTGCTTTATCAGGACCAACTCATGCTGAGGAAGTTTCAATAGGGTTACCATCCACAATTGTATCGGCTTCAACTAATGAAAATATCGCCAAAAGAGTACAAGATATTTTTACAACGCCTTATATGCGTGTTTATACGAATCAAGATATTAAAGGTGTAGAAGTTTGTGGCTCTATGAAAAATATTATCGCATTGGCAGCCGGAATTTCACATGGCTTGGGTTATGGTGATAATGCTATTGCAGCATTAGTGACAAGAGGTATTCATGAGATTTCACGTTTAGGAATTGCCATGGGTTGTTCGATTCACACGTTTTATGGCTTGGCAGGATTAGGTGATTTGGTTGTTACTTGTACCAGCAAAAATAGTCGTAATAATCAATGTGGAACATTTATTGGACAGGGATATGAAGTGAGTGAAGCCATACAAAAAGTTGGGATGGTTGTAGAAGGGATTAATGCTTTAGATGCAGCTGAACTTTTAAGTGTTCGCTATCATGTGGAATTACCTATTATTCGAGCAGTTTATGATGTTGTTAAATTTGGATTGAATCCAAAAGTTTCAGTACAAAGATTGTTCCAACGTAGAAGTAAATCTGAAATTCCATTTTCTATTTTGGAACTTGTTCATGAAAATATGGAAATGAAAAATAAAAGAGGTGTAAAAATGAAAAGAGTGATTACATATGGAACATTTGATCTTTTGCATTATGGACATATCAATTTATTAAGACGTGCGAAAGCTTTAGGAGATTATTTAATCGTTGCTTTATCAACAGATGAATTTGTCAAACTCCAAAAATATAAAGATTGTTATTTTAGTTATGCTGAAAGAAAATCTTTATTAGAAGCGATGAGGTATGTTGATTTAGTTATTCCAGAAGAAAATTGGGATCAGAAAAAGAAGATTGTCAACAATATCATATTGATGTTTTTGTGA
- a CDS encoding phosphatase PAP2 family protein, translating into MKTILHNIHRLDLRLSFYMTHLYQHSILNNTMKFISSCGNFGIIWLIVTGISFLNPAMRSMAIHILMALIASALIGQITIKSLIQRKRPCHLYPDIQLLIPTPHDTSFPSSHTTSAFACSTVLFLFFPTLGIFAYLFAFLTGLSRIYLFVHFLSDVICGMILGISIGIIIYCI; encoded by the coding sequence ATGAAAACCATACTTCATAATATCCATCGCCTTGATCTTCGTTTATCATTTTATATGACCCATTTATACCAGCATTCTATTTTAAATAATACCATGAAATTTATTAGTTCTTGTGGAAATTTTGGTATTATATGGTTGATTGTAACGGGCATCTCTTTTTTGAATCCTGCTATGCGTTCCATGGCTATTCATATATTAATGGCTCTAATAGCCTCTGCACTGATAGGGCAAATCACAATCAAATCACTGATTCAAAGAAAACGTCCTTGTCATCTTTATCCAGATATCCAATTACTTATCCCAACACCTCATGACACTTCATTTCCTTCCAGTCATACAACTTCAGCTTTTGCTTGTAGTACAGTTCTTTTTCTCTTCTTTCCTACTTTAGGTATTTTTGCTTATCTCTTTGCTTTTTTAACTGGTCTTTCAAGAATTTATTTATTTGTTCATTTTTTAAGTGATGTTATTTGTGGAATGATTTTAGGTATCAGTATTGGTATCATTATTTATTGTATTTAG
- a CDS encoding CDP-glycerol glycerophosphotransferase family protein, whose amino-acid sequence MVSDFLKIYQQLPQEDYDIRLCLIHYHKNLWGQFLYFINCMKQLYYVYTSRIIFLHDNNYVVSHFKREGVQVIQVWHACGAIKKFGNVIERQYPIRNYDYVLATSLFWKEPYHQAFSVDANHVLPIGLPRTDELFDQEWIEKKKLELYHKYPSLKNKKVILYAPTFRGNIYKGFSAIEFDAKKIMDCLGHDYVLIYKFHPLMGNYMLGDGDSIINMNHEDTHELFCISDYLISDYSSIVFDFMILEKPILFYVPDLEQYSKDLGVFVDIRELGYPVCYSEKEAVQAIQSNWQDTHILKTMKNRFFDIQDGKSTLRVKQLVEKLCGMENDENE is encoded by the coding sequence CTGGTATCTGACTTTTTAAAAATTTATCAACAATTACCTCAAGAAGATTATGATATACGTTTATGTTTGATTCATTATCATAAGAATTTATGGGGACAGTTTTTATATTTTATAAATTGTATGAAACAATTATATTATGTTTATACTTCAAGAATTATCTTTTTACATGACAATAACTATGTTGTTTCACACTTTAAAAGAGAAGGCGTTCAAGTCATTCAAGTATGGCATGCCTGTGGTGCTATTAAAAAGTTTGGAAATGTCATTGAAAGACAATACCCAATTCGTAACTATGATTATGTTTTAGCAACGTCATTATTTTGGAAAGAGCCTTATCACCAAGCTTTTTCTGTTGATGCTAATCATGTTTTACCTATTGGATTACCAAGAACAGATGAATTATTCGACCAAGAATGGATAGAAAAGAAAAAGCTTGAATTGTATCACAAATATCCATCTTTGAAAAATAAGAAAGTTATTTTATATGCACCAACATTTAGGGGAAACATATATAAAGGTTTTTCTGCTATTGAATTTGATGCCAAAAAAATAATGGATTGTTTAGGTCATGACTATGTCCTTATCTATAAATTTCATCCTTTAATGGGAAATTATATGTTAGGGGATGGAGATTCAATTATCAATATGAATCATGAAGATACTCATGAATTGTTTTGTATCAGTGATTATTTGATTTCTGATTATTCGTCTATTGTTTTTGATTTTATGATTTTAGAAAAACCAATTCTTTTCTATGTCCCAGATTTAGAACAATATTCAAAGGATTTAGGTGTTTTTGTAGATATTAGAGAATTGGGGTATCCAGTTTGTTATAGTGAAAAAGAGGCTGTTCAAGCCATTCAATCAAACTGGCAAGATACACATATATTAAAAACAATGAAAAATCGATTTTTTGATATTCAAGATGGTAAAAGTACATTACGTGTTAAACAATTGGTAGAAAAATTATGTGGAATGGAGAATGATGAAAATGAGTAA
- a CDS encoding type II toxin-antitoxin system PemK/MazF family toxin: MNRGEIYYADLSPVIGSEQGGYRPVLILQNNKGNKYSTTVIVAPISSRMTKNDLPTHVIIETPFLEKKSVILLEQIRTIDKKRIDERLGILSESFMEKVNQAIKTSLDIK; this comes from the coding sequence ATGAATAGGGGAGAAATATATTATGCAGATTTATCACCAGTAATAGGCAGTGAGCAAGGTGGATATAGACCAGTTTTGATACTGCAAAACAATAAAGGAAATAAATATTCTACAACTGTTATCGTGGCACCCATTTCTTCAAGAATGACCAAAAATGATTTACCAACACATGTTATTATTGAAACACCTTTTTTAGAGAAAAAATCAGTCATTCTTTTAGAACAAATTCGTACTATTGATAAAAAAAGAATAGATGAACGTTTAGGCATATTATCAGAATCATTCATGGAAAAGGTTAATCAGGCTATTAAAACAAGTTTAGACATTAAATAG
- a CDS encoding HAD hydrolase-like protein yields the protein MYKQSIENIQLVIIPLDGTIFDLNRYRYNYTHHFCESHKLQYSLDDFYHHLSNMYDMYHNTPIQQVMSEGLFNAKIEREMLQYLTYKGLKPKEGFLELVEYLHQKNIPVAIISTHRSKDAKKYLSMANIVRKVDYIIGSDMISMPLPSTEILENVIEHFQIKPENTLVISSFEALNKASNRLHMNVIFCEDLKSAGTYEKETSYQTCHNFFEVFNTLLFDRYNEIDMYSALLGMNKHMSKKELDQVKDKWENDYPDDSQLNQIVHQTYAYHLSHLNEPVVKDGSVYMQKTHPRKTFHFDDEEVEQEPEISIQTQETTSNEKPDEPMKTKTFSALNAQEEEELTALLSQINYKKKSPPVIETEDEEFTNLSEDEEEWDEESSFSWLDIIFNLIYIIATSFLIIFIGIIVYIAFIPQFENQEHIFHILTLIFQGYYAMVESCFRVFFNSLHTLIPMIPDYQNYLIHNQMFSLDGVQLFNIFIFQIILISFIKIIIYILRRDSDNENHTS from the coding sequence ATGTATAAGCAATCTATTGAAAATATTCAATTGGTGATTATTCCATTGGATGGTACTATTTTTGATTTAAATAGATATAGATATAATTACACACACCATTTTTGTGAAAGTCATAAACTTCAATATTCCCTTGATGATTTCTATCATCATCTTTCAAATATGTATGATATGTATCATAACACTCCTATCCAACAAGTCATGAGCGAAGGACTCTTTAATGCGAAAATAGAAAGAGAAATGTTGCAATATTTAACATATAAAGGATTGAAACCTAAAGAAGGATTCTTGGAGCTGGTTGAATATCTTCATCAAAAAAATATTCCTGTGGCAATTATCTCAACCCATCGTAGTAAAGATGCCAAAAAATATTTATCAATGGCGAATATCGTGCGTAAAGTTGACTATATTATTGGAAGTGACATGATTAGTATGCCTCTTCCAAGTACTGAAATACTTGAAAATGTTATAGAACATTTTCAAATAAAACCTGAAAACACTTTAGTTATTTCTTCATTTGAAGCTTTAAATAAAGCTAGCAATCGATTACATATGAATGTTATTTTCTGTGAGGATTTAAAGTCAGCGGGTACATATGAAAAAGAAACATCTTATCAGACTTGTCATAATTTTTTTGAAGTTTTTAATACTTTGTTGTTTGACCGATATAATGAAATAGATATGTATTCAGCGCTTTTAGGAATGAATAAACATATGTCTAAAAAAGAATTAGATCAAGTCAAAGATAAATGGGAGAATGATTATCCTGATGATTCTCAATTAAATCAGATTGTTCATCAAACTTATGCTTATCATTTATCACATTTAAATGAACCTGTTGTTAAAGATGGAAGTGTTTATATGCAAAAAACACATCCTCGAAAAACTTTTCATTTTGATGATGAGGAAGTTGAACAAGAGCCTGAAATTTCTATTCAAACACAAGAAACAACTAGCAATGAAAAGCCTGATGAACCTATGAAAACCAAAACTTTTTCTGCTTTAAATGCTCAAGAAGAAGAGGAATTAACAGCTCTATTATCACAGATTAATTATAAGAAAAAATCACCTCCTGTTATTGAAACAGAAGATGAGGAATTCACTAATTTAAGTGAAGATGAAGAAGAATGGGATGAAGAATCATCTTTTTCATGGCTTGATATTATTTTTAATTTGATTTATATTATAGCAACTTCTTTTTTAATCATTTTTATAGGTATTATTGTTTATATTGCCTTTATTCCACAATTTGAAAACCAAGAACATATTTTCCATATTCTCACTTTGATTTTTCAAGGTTATTATGCTATGGTTGAATCTTGTTTTAGAGTCTTTTTCAATAGTTTACATACATTAATTCCTATGATTCCAGATTATCAGAATTATCTAATCCATAATCAAATGTTTTCTTTAGATGGTGTTCAACTCTTTAACATCTTTATCTTCCAAATTATTCTTATTAGCTTTATTAAAATCATCATTTATATCTTAAGGAGAGATTCTGACAATGAAAACCATACTTCATAA
- a CDS encoding YfhO family protein: MSNYLLKWNEYKEKRPFKAYFIMFTLLFFITIFLFYASFIFNEKSFIWKGSTKDGLVQHYNALMYFGRYLRSILYNLFVNHQFDIPLYDFSIGYGSDILTSLHYYVMGDPLNLLSVFVSSKYTEYLYAFLVVLRLYLSGLSFSYYCFQLKKDSKSTLVGALTYIFCGYVIFASVRHPYFINPMIYLPLLLLGTERILHNRSPKLFIIVLTISAISNFYFLYMLCLVVFIYAVIRFLFIYHFKVKLGIKYFFKFVTNGVIALCMSAFILLPVIYFFFQTARSEYKIAFDSFYSLSYYLSCFLNFNSYNFAEYWTIFGYNSLSLLCVFILFIRKGNYSLKIGFIISTLFICLPYAGYVFNGFSYVSNRWEFAYSFVIALITCSMFQRLFTMEKKECILTGLFVFIYIFIAGLFSETRNFNFIISAIILIMTYIILLIRNRLWFNQKIGLSLNRISLICIIALLISNVSVNAYYKYSPQHLNYIKEFVDAKKGFSNLTKTRAQVIKKLNDSTFYRYDETNFGKYYLTNTSLQQRQKSISFFYSLGSGYITDYFMEMQNINALSSIYTGVNYRAYLDALASVKYFAAEKNQEQYRPYGFDKKVYDSEKFSVFQSDLYLPLGYTYNQQISQKDFNNASAIEKQQMLMQGVYIDDDIQSFQLNNAQVSLANQQVPYQIVHSDGIRKTTQGFDVIKKNAKLTIRFNPVVESELYLLFHDLSFLPYKNEKEKYVNQAKISISSHNIKDTIILKNKYHTYYNGTENFLMNLGYSRENRNEITIEFKTIGSYICKDMSVETLPMKQFDYQVKELKENCLENVEMGVNTVSGTIHTEENKFLCFSIPYSDGWKAYVNGKEVELYRANIMYMGLPLEKGKHTIQLVYSTPYLKQGVIISGIGIISFLGIIYYERKKKIIRIC, from the coding sequence TTGGAAGGTATCTTCGATCAATTTTATACAATTTATTTGTTAATCATCAGTTTGATATTCCTTTATATGACTTTAGTATTGGCTATGGTTCTGATATTTTGACGTCTTTACATTATTATGTAATGGGTGATCCGTTGAATCTTTTATCAGTATTTGTTAGTTCAAAATACACTGAATATTTATATGCTTTTTTAGTTGTTTTACGCTTATATCTATCAGGATTATCTTTTTCGTATTATTGTTTTCAATTAAAAAAAGATAGTAAGTCAACTTTAGTGGGTGCATTAACATACATTTTTTGTGGATATGTAATTTTTGCAAGTGTAAGACATCCTTATTTTATTAATCCAATGATTTATTTACCTTTATTGTTATTGGGAACTGAAAGAATATTACATAATCGATCTCCAAAATTGTTTATAATTGTATTGACAATATCAGCAATTAGTAATTTTTATTTTTTGTATATGTTATGTTTAGTGGTGTTTATATATGCTGTGATACGTTTCTTATTTATTTATCATTTTAAAGTTAAGCTTGGTATAAAATATTTTTTTAAATTTGTAACGAATGGAGTTATTGCTTTATGTATGTCAGCATTCATTTTGTTGCCTGTAATATATTTTTTCTTTCAAACAGCAAGAAGTGAGTATAAAATAGCTTTTGATAGCTTTTATAGTTTATCTTACTATTTATCATGTTTTTTAAATTTTAATTCATACAATTTTGCTGAATATTGGACGATATTTGGTTATAATTCTTTAAGTTTATTATGTGTATTTATACTTTTTATAAGAAAAGGAAATTATTCTTTAAAAATAGGGTTTATTATATCAACGTTATTTATATGTTTACCATATGCTGGATATGTGTTTAATGGTTTTTCTTATGTGAGTAATAGATGGGAATTTGCATATTCATTTGTGATTGCTTTGATTACTTGTTCTATGTTTCAACGTCTTTTTACAATGGAAAAGAAGGAATGTATATTAACAGGACTTTTTGTTTTCATCTATATTTTTATAGCCGGTTTATTTTCGGAAACAAGAAATTTTAATTTTATAATATCTGCTATTATTTTGATTATGACATACATTATACTACTTATTAGAAATAGATTATGGTTTAATCAGAAAATAGGTTTATCTTTAAATCGTATATCTTTGATCTGTATTATTGCTTTATTAATATCAAATGTTTCTGTTAATGCTTATTATAAATATTCACCACAACATTTAAATTATATAAAGGAATTTGTTGATGCGAAGAAGGGATTTTCAAATCTCACAAAGACAAGAGCTCAGGTTATTAAGAAACTTAATGACTCTACTTTTTATAGGTATGATGAAACGAATTTTGGTAAATATTATTTAACAAATACTTCGTTACAGCAAAGACAAAAATCTATATCCTTTTTTTATAGTTTAGGAAGTGGATATATTACAGATTATTTTATGGAAATGCAAAATATAAATGCGTTGAGTTCAATATATACAGGAGTGAACTATCGTGCTTATTTAGATGCATTAGCATCTGTAAAATATTTTGCTGCAGAAAAAAATCAAGAACAGTATAGACCTTATGGTTTTGATAAGAAAGTTTATGATTCAGAGAAATTTTCTGTTTTTCAAAGTGATTTATATTTACCATTAGGCTATACATATAATCAACAAATTTCACAAAAAGATTTTAATAATGCTTCAGCTATAGAAAAACAGCAGATGCTTATGCAAGGTGTCTATATTGATGATGATATTCAGTCATTTCAGTTAAATAATGCTCAAGTGTCTTTAGCTAATCAACAAGTTCCTTATCAAATTGTACATAGTGATGGTATTAGAAAAACAACGCAAGGTTTTGATGTTATAAAAAAGAATGCTAAATTAACAATACGTTTTAATCCTGTTGTAGAAAGTGAACTTTATTTATTATTCCATGATTTATCATTTTTGCCTTATAAGAACGAAAAAGAAAAATATGTAAATCAAGCTAAAATAAGTATTTCGTCACATAATATCAAGGATACGATTATACTGAAGAATAAATATCATACATATTATAATGGAACGGAAAATTTTTTAATGAATTTAGGATATTCAAGAGAGAATAGGAATGAGATAACTATTGAGTTTAAGACTATAGGAAGTTATATTTGTAAAGATATGAGTGTAGAAACTTTACCAATGAAACAGTTTGATTATCAAGTCAAAGAATTAAAAGAAAATTGTTTAGAAAATGTAGAGATGGGCGTAAATACCGTTTCAGGTACTATTCATACAGAGGAAAATAAATTTCTTTGTTTTTCTATACCTTATAGTGATGGCTGGAAAGCATATGTTAATGGCAAAGAAGTTGAATTATATCGAGCAAATATAATGTACATGGGATTACCATTAGAAAAAGGTAAACATACGATTCAATTAGTCTATTCTACTCCTTATTTAAAACAGGGAGTTATTATAAGTGGTATAGGTATTATAAGTTTTCTTGGAATAATTTATTATGAAAGAAAAAAGAAAATTATTCGTATTTGTTAA
- a CDS encoding CPBP family intramembrane glutamic endopeptidase has translation MFNKNFSRRVPSQAKWMFILVILPLYVYCGSLILSALFKFLIIQFHFEYDYNQINAYLNLVFDLILLLLAGWLLKDSMIAQWKDFKKNIKNNLLQGCVIGVLLIYACQIIGGLLTLALGGNQSSENQELIESITASYPILMIFVSCVLAPIVEEMLFRGIVFGWIYEWNPQIAHFISSFIFGFIHIMAAVLTGDMSEWVQIFSYCFMGFVLSYLYEKNNNIYVPILSHMMNNIISMCIVLL, from the coding sequence ATGTTTAATAAAAATTTTAGTAGAAGGGTTCCTTCACAAGCCAAATGGATGTTTATTCTTGTTATTTTACCTCTTTATGTTTATTGTGGTTCACTGATTTTAAGTGCTTTGTTTAAATTCTTGATTATACAATTTCATTTTGAATATGATTATAACCAGATTAATGCTTATCTAAATCTTGTTTTTGATCTTATTTTGCTGCTTTTAGCAGGATGGCTACTTAAAGATAGTATGATAGCACAATGGAAGGACTTTAAGAAAAATATTAAGAATAATTTACTTCAAGGCTGTGTTATAGGTGTTTTACTGATTTATGCTTGTCAAATTATTGGAGGATTATTAACACTGGCATTAGGTGGAAATCAATCAAGTGAGAATCAAGAACTGATTGAATCTATCACAGCATCTTATCCTATTTTAATGATTTTTGTATCGTGTGTTTTAGCACCAATTGTAGAAGAAATGTTATTTAGAGGTATTGTTTTTGGTTGGATTTATGAATGGAATCCTCAAATAGCCCATTTCATTTCGTCATTTATATTTGGATTTATTCATATTATGGCAGCTGTATTGACTGGAGATATGTCTGAGTGGGTACAGATTTTCTCTTATTGTTTTATGGGATTTGTATTAAGTTATTTATATGAAAAGAATAATAATATTTATGTCCCTATATTATCTCATATGATGAATAATATCATTTCTATGTGCATTGTTTTACTTTAG
- a CDS encoding DUF975 family protein, translating to MNIQKIKARAGQIQNLNRAQYMRILLMLVLLELIPNLFDIGEDILSRLLYLIISIAFIAVAHGYVISSLKMVRNQSQMLADDDAFVGFKRFKELFSTYLLTNIVTIVLGMVAMFILTVFLGIIIGSTAGLPSEAVLLNDYTQIVSYLTNLPVSILATFMLFYLLLIVIVFVISSYMFAVPYLLERYHMTNLNAIKESFRLMKGHILDFIKLNLSFLGWMVLIILVQSFIGGFLAFLPVLGSLIAAIIAGVISVYTYMPRYQLSRAIFFEELAYYRYEQNQSYDGDEQHV from the coding sequence ATGAATATACAAAAAATAAAAGCAAGAGCCGGGCAAATTCAAAATCTCAATAGAGCTCAATATATGCGTATTCTCTTAATGCTTGTCTTACTTGAGTTAATACCTAATTTATTTGATATAGGAGAAGATATTTTATCTCGCTTGCTTTATCTTATAATCAGCATTGCTTTTATAGCAGTGGCTCATGGTTATGTTATAAGTTCACTAAAGATGGTTAGAAATCAATCACAGATGTTAGCAGATGATGATGCTTTTGTAGGATTCAAACGTTTTAAAGAATTGTTTTCTACATATTTATTAACAAATATCGTTACAATTGTATTAGGAATGGTTGCGATGTTTATTTTAACAGTTTTTTTAGGTATCATTATAGGTTCTACTGCAGGATTACCTAGTGAAGCTGTTCTTTTGAATGATTATACACAGATTGTTTCTTATTTAACAAATTTACCTGTTTCAATTTTAGCAACTTTTATGCTATTTTACTTGTTGTTAATTGTTATTGTTTTTGTCATATCTTCATATATGTTTGCAGTTCCATATTTATTAGAAAGATATCATATGACAAACTTAAATGCGATTAAAGAATCATTCCGTTTGATGAAAGGTCATATTTTAGATTTCATTAAATTGAATCTTTCATTTTTAGGATGGATGGTATTGATTATCTTGGTTCAAAGTTTCATAGGAGGATTTTTAGCTTTCTTGCCTGTTTTAGGTTCACTTATAGCAGCTATTATCGCAGGTGTCATCAGTGTTTATACTTATATGCCACGTTATCAGTTATCTAGAGCTATTTTCTTTGAAGAATTAGCATATTATCGTTATGAACAAAATCAGTCATATGATGGAGATGAACAACATGTTTAA